The following proteins come from a genomic window of Sardina pilchardus chromosome 1, fSarPil1.1, whole genome shotgun sequence:
- the LOC134077591 gene encoding B-cell receptor CD22-like, which yields MRDLQKLHCSSSVLIPAPYFSGSKELARTVEHPGVLGEGPYSVMYSSSSICGLKGSFVDIPCTYSYPSGKLVRKAYWFIKWRWGREPNYLYQDSRYRGRVEYLGDKVSDCSLRIKDLRETDIDEKYRFRCTLNVDEEKFAGSEVSLTLTDLRVTSSPVSVRMHHSLTLTCSTTCSLSNNPTYIWYRNSQPLSNTHTTSSNIMSIASFSKEDAGYYSCAVRGHEDHPSPSVCLSGWSVTYTPQSICALKGSSVELHSYYTYPCDHTVMKAFWYITGHKDLREDEHYQGRVDYTGNNSNNHTLTIRNLNLDDAKTYTFRFVTDKEEKFSNGHLRLLVTELQVLVNPDTVKEGDEVTLTCNTICSLSNNPTYIWYRNSQPIDNPHTADNRLYIHSASPEDAGKYSCAVKGHEIHSSPEMTQDIRYAPRNTSASLSPSGDLHEGDSVTLTCSSDANPPAHTYTWYRKTRDETVIQDTGRMLSFTLNLVPGVDELYHCEAQNEVGSENSTGVRVSWPDPGLPKEILFIALGGILVVALLLVVIVCWRQVPEKYFHISLL from the exons ATGAGAGACTTACAGAAGCTTCACTGTAGCAGCAGCGTTCTGATTCCTGCTCCTTATTTCTCCGGAAGCAAAGAGCTTGCACGTACTGTAGAGCACCCAG GTGTACTTGGTGAGGGCCCCTACAGCGTGATGTATTCCTCTAGCAGCATCTGTGGTTTAAAGGGGTCATTTGTGGACATTCCCTGCACTTACTCGTATCCAAGTGGTAAACTGGTCAGAAAGGCATACTGGTTCATCAaatggaggtgggggagagaacCGAATTATTTGTATCAGGATTCCAGATATCGGGGGCGTGTGGAATATCTCGGTGATAAAGTGAGCGATTGCAGCCTACGAATCAAGGACCTGAGAGAGACTGACATTGACGAAAAGTACAGATTTAGGTGTACACTTAATGTAGATGAGGAGAAATTTGCTGGATCTGAGGTTTCTCTGACACTTACAG ATCTTCGTGTAACATCAAGTCCAGTATCAGTGAGGATGCATCATAGTCTGACACTGAcctgcagcaccacctgcagtctgagtaacaaccccacctacatctggtacaggaactcacagcctctgagtaacacacacacaaccagcagcAACATCATGTCTATAGCCTCATTTAGCAAAGAGGATGCTGGTTATTACTCCTGTGCTGTAAGAGGACATGAGGATCACCCATCACcgtctgtgt gtctgAGTGGCTGGAGTGTGACCTACACCCCACAGAGCATCTGTGCATTGAAGGGCTCCTCAGTGGAACTCCACAGCTATTACACCTACCCTTGTGATCATACAGTCATGAAGGCATTCTGGTATATCACAGGACATAAAGATCTGAGAGAGGATGAACACTATCAGGGTCGTGTGGACTATACTGGAAATAACAGCAATAACCACACTTTGACCATAAGGAACCTAAACCTTGATGATGCAAAAACATATACCTTCAGATTTGTAACTGATAAAGAAGAAAAGTTTTCGAATGGACATCTTAGACTCTTagttacag AACTGCAAGTGTTGGTTAATCCTGACACTGTAAAAGAGGGAGATGaagtgactctgacctgcaaCACCATCTGCAGTCTGAGTAACAACCCCACCTACATCTGGTACAGGAACTCACAGCCCATTGATAATCCACACACAGCTGACAACAGGCTGTACATACACTCAGCCAGCCCTGAAGATGCAGGCAAATACTCCTGTGCTGTTAAAGGACATGAAATCCACAGTTCACCTGAAATGACTCAGGATATCAGAT ATGCTCCAAGAAACACCTCAGCATCACTCAGTCCCTCTGGTGACCTTCATGAGGGCGactcagtgactctgacctgcagcagtgatgccaacccaccagcgcacacctacacctggtacAGGAAGACCAGAGATGAGACAGTTATTCAGGACACAGGGAGGATGCTGAGCTTCACTCTTAACCTTGTCCCTGGTGTGGACGAACTTTATCACTGTGAGGCACAAAACGAGGTCGGCTCAGAGAACTCAACCGGAGTCAGGGTCTCCTGGCCAG atcCTGGCTTGCCCAAAGAAATCCTGTTTATTGCTTTGGGGGGCATCTTGGTTGTAGCTCTCTTGTTGGTGGTCATTGTATGCTGGAGGCAAGTCCCAGAGAAATACTTTCATATCAGTTTATTGTGA
- the LOC134087041 gene encoding B-cell receptor CD22-like, translated as MSTTKGPVILTAAFWLLSGVLGEGPYSVMYSSSSICGLKGSFVDIPCTYSYPSGKQVREAYWFIKWRQGREPDYLNQDSRYQGRVEYLGDKVSDCTLRIKDLRETDIDEKYRFRCIINVYKEKFAGSEVSLTLTDLRVTSSPVSVRMHDSLTLTCSTTCSLSNKPTYIWYRNSQPLSNTHTTSSHIMSIASFSKEDAGSYSCAVRGHEDHPSPSVCLSGWSVTYTTQSICALKGSSVELHSYYTYPCDHTVMKAFWYITGHKDLREDEHYQGRVDYTGNNSNNHTLTIRNLNLDDAKTYTFRFVTDKEVKFSNGYLRLLVTELQVLVNPDTVKEGDEVTLTCNTTCSLSTNPTYIWYKNSQPIDNPHTADNRLYIHSASPEDAGKYSCAVKGQEIHSSPEMTQDIRYAPRNTSASLSPSGDLHEGDSVTLTCSSDANPPVHTYTWYRKTGDETVLQDTGRMLSFSLNLVTDVDELYHCEAQNEVGSENSTGVRVSLPGPGLPKAILFSALVGILVIALLSVAIVCWRRQETQSTKTSMRIHSNTQGHSDPVYGNISTIPLASGCGQRVPADHKDDEDDIQYASVQFKPNKQWEVPSQEEDVQYASVQFKKSRPESNIPEPPLSDTSQEETQYSLLTLQGLSAATQTGAESVIYSNVNTNAKP; from the exons atgtcaaccacaaaaggcCCTGTGATACTCACTGCAGCCTTCTGGCTTTTATCAG GTGTACTTGGTGAGGGCCCCTACAGCGTGATGTATTCCTCTAGCAGCATTTGTGGTTTGAAGGGGTCATTTGTGGACATTCCCTGCACTTACTCGTATCCAAGTGGTAAACAAGTCAGAGAGGCATACTGGTTCATCAAATGGAGGCAGGGGAGAGAACCGGATTATTTGAATCAGGATTCCAGATATCAGGGGCGTGTGGAATATCTGGGTGATAAAGTGAGCGACTGCACCCTACGAATCAaggacctgagagagacagacattgaCGAAAAGTACAGATTTAGGTGTATAATTAATGTATATAAGGAAAAATTTGCTGGATCTGAGGTCTCTCTGACACTTACAG ATCTTCGTGTAACATCAAGTCCAGTATCAGTGAGGATGCATGATAGTCTGACACTGAcctgcagcaccacctgcagtcTGAGTAACAAGCCCACCTACATCTGGTACAGGAACTCACAGCCtctgagtaacacacacacaacaagcagcCACATCATGTCCATAGCCTCATTTAGCAAAGAGGATGCTGGTAGTTACTCCTGTGCTGTAAGAGGACATGAGGATCACCCATCACcgtctgtgt gtctgAGTGGCTGGAGTGTGACCTACACCACACAGAGCATCTGTGCATTGAAGGGCTCCTCAGTGGAACTCCACAGCTATTACACCTACCCTTGTGATCATACAGTCATGAAGGCATTCTGGTATATCACAGGACATAAAGATCTGAGAGAGGATGAACACTATCAGGGTCGTGTGGACTATACTGGAAATAACAGCAATAACCACACTTTGACCATAAGAAACCTGAACCTTGATGATGCAAAAACATATACCTTCAGATTTGTAACTGATAAAGAAGTAAAGTTTTCGAATGGATATCTTAGACTCTTagttacag AACTGCAAGTGTTGGTTAATCCTGACACTGTAAAAGAGGGAGATGaagtgactctgacctgcaaCACCACCTGCAGTCTGAGTACCAACCCCACCTACATCTGGTACAAGAACTCACAGCCCATTGATAATCCACACACAGCTGACAACAGGCTGTACATACACTCAGCCAGCCCTGAAGATGCAGGCAAATACTCCTGTGCTGTTAAGGGACAAGAGATCCACAGTTCACCTGAAATGACTCAGGATATCAGAT ATGCTCCAAGAAACACCTCAGCATCACTCAGTCCCTCTGGTGACCTTCATGAGGGTGactcagtgactctgacctgcagcagtgatgccaacccaccagtgcacacctacacctggtacAGGAAGACCGGAGATGAAACAGTTCTTCAGGACACAGGGAGGATGCTGAGCTTCTCTCTTAACCTTGTCACTGATGTGGACGAACTTTATCACTGTGAGGCGCAAAATGAGGTCGGCTCAGAGAACTCAACCGGAGTCAGGGTCTCCTTGCCAG GTCCTGGCTTGCCCAAAGCAATCCTGTTTAGTGCTTTGGTGGGCATCTTGGTTATAGCTCTGTTGTCGGTGGCCATTGTATGCTGGAG GAGACAGGAGACTCAATCAACAAAAACCTCAATGAGAattcacagcaacacacag GGACACTCTGATCCTGTCTATGGAAACATCTCCACAATCCCCTTGGCCTCTGGCTGTGGACAGAGAGTCCCTGCAGATCACAAAGATGATGAAGACGACATCCAGTACGCCAGTGTCCAGTTCAAACCCAACAAACAGTGGGAGGTGCCCAGCCAAGAGGAGGACGTCCAGTACGCCAGCGTCCAGTTCAAGAAATCAAGACCAGAGTCCAACATCCCTGAGCCGCCTCTGTCTGACACATCACAGGAGGAGACCCAGTATTCCTTACTGACTCTACAGGGACTCAGTGCTGCCACCCA AACAGGGGCTGAATCGGTGATCTACAGCAACGTCAATACAAATGCCAAACCATAA